One segment of Anatilimnocola aggregata DNA contains the following:
- a CDS encoding metal-sulfur cluster assembly factor has product MAVSEEVVREELKKVIDPELFVNIIDLGLIYNVTLAETPEAKTNISIDMTMTSPMCPAGPQMIANSKQVLTAVEGVGEVEVKIVLDPPWSPDRMTEDARDQLGIF; this is encoded by the coding sequence ATGGCAGTTAGCGAAGAAGTAGTCCGCGAAGAATTGAAGAAGGTGATTGATCCCGAACTTTTCGTGAACATCATCGACCTGGGTTTGATCTACAACGTCACGCTGGCGGAAACTCCGGAAGCGAAGACGAATATTTCGATCGACATGACAATGACCAGCCCGATGTGCCCCGCCGGGCCGCAGATGATTGCCAATAGCAAACAAGTGTTGACGGCGGTGGAAGGCGTGGGTGAAGTGGAAGTAAAAATCGTGCTCGATCCGCCGTGGAGCCCCGATCGCATGACCGAAGATGCTCGCGATCAGTTGGGAATTTTCTAA
- a CDS encoding Nramp family divalent metal transporter, whose protein sequence is MSNVDQPVPDSVIPAGVLPPLRWRDLPAALPILRMIGPSVILAGLALGSGEFVLWPFITFKSRFVFFWACLLAVVTQYFLNLEIMRWTLATGETTLIGMQRMHRFVAPVFLMLNIIPWMIPAWAQGCAQLLGWLVFGPTFDSSGAIIPGPYDNAIAIVTILGCGIILTSGPVIYETVEKIQLALVALILVIVIGLAGWLICLRPDAVVTQVTSVATLGWPQMLPTFDESLTPMALLGALAFAGAGGTMNLAQANYIKDKGYGMGAHIGRLTNPFTGNEEASSETGFHFPHTPENMTRWRQWWRSACWEHFVSFLLTCIICLTLLTLISYIVFYDAAGELQVDPKLYKEGLGFVWAEALRLGEIVGPAAKFVFLVMGVAILFTTEFGVLDASSRISTDLVKIAWLRESKRWSEGRLYFWFLWGEILLATGILLLEYVGLKIGALALFQLTAAMNGGVMFLYAMLLVFMNSRCLPADIRIPRWRLAILGWTVLFFGFFSSWAVYDGVQKIAARFTAKAQLQSVK, encoded by the coding sequence ATGAGCAATGTCGATCAGCCCGTGCCCGATAGTGTGATTCCAGCTGGGGTGTTGCCGCCGCTGCGGTGGCGAGACCTTCCTGCAGCGCTGCCGATTCTCAGAATGATTGGGCCCAGCGTGATTCTGGCGGGACTGGCGCTGGGCAGCGGCGAGTTCGTGCTGTGGCCGTTCATCACGTTCAAGAGCCGGTTCGTATTTTTCTGGGCCTGCCTGCTCGCAGTGGTGACGCAATACTTTTTGAACCTGGAGATCATGCGCTGGACGCTTGCCACCGGCGAGACAACGCTAATTGGCATGCAGCGAATGCATCGATTCGTTGCGCCCGTGTTCCTGATGCTCAACATCATTCCCTGGATGATACCCGCGTGGGCCCAAGGCTGTGCGCAATTGCTGGGCTGGTTGGTGTTCGGGCCGACGTTCGATTCGAGCGGCGCGATCATTCCTGGTCCTTATGACAACGCGATCGCGATTGTCACAATCCTGGGCTGCGGCATTATTTTGACATCTGGCCCAGTCATTTATGAAACAGTCGAGAAGATCCAGCTCGCACTGGTCGCCCTGATTCTGGTGATCGTCATTGGCCTGGCCGGTTGGCTCATTTGTTTGCGGCCCGATGCAGTGGTGACACAAGTTACTTCGGTTGCCACCCTGGGCTGGCCGCAAATGTTGCCCACGTTCGATGAGTCACTAACGCCAATGGCCTTGCTGGGCGCGCTCGCATTTGCCGGTGCGGGTGGAACGATGAACCTCGCGCAAGCGAATTACATCAAGGACAAGGGTTACGGCATGGGGGCGCACATCGGCCGTCTGACCAACCCGTTCACTGGCAACGAAGAAGCAAGCAGCGAAACAGGGTTTCATTTTCCGCACACGCCCGAGAACATGACGCGCTGGCGGCAATGGTGGCGATCTGCCTGCTGGGAACATTTCGTCTCATTCCTGCTGACGTGCATTATTTGCCTCACACTGCTGACGCTCATCAGCTATATCGTGTTTTACGACGCAGCGGGTGAGTTGCAGGTCGACCCCAAGCTCTACAAAGAGGGACTCGGCTTTGTGTGGGCCGAGGCCTTGCGACTGGGTGAGATCGTGGGGCCAGCTGCCAAATTTGTGTTTCTTGTCATGGGGGTGGCGATTCTATTCACCACGGAGTTCGGAGTCCTCGATGCCAGCAGTCGAATTTCGACCGACCTGGTGAAGATCGCCTGGCTGCGTGAGAGCAAGCGCTGGAGCGAAGGGCGGCTCTACTTCTGGTTCTTGTGGGGCGAAATACTGCTCGCAACCGGAATCCTGCTGCTGGAGTACGTGGGACTAAAGATCGGTGCGCTGGCGTTGTTTCAACTTACCGCGGCGATGAATGGCGGCGTGATGTTCTTGTATGCCATGCTGCTGGTGTTTATGAACTCGCGCTGCTTGCCCGCCGATATTCGCATTCCTCGGTGGCGATTGGCGATCTTGGGCTGGACGGTGCTGTTCTTTGGCTTTTTCAGCAGTTGGGCAGTCTATGACGGAGTGCAAAAGATTGCGGCGCGGTTTACGGCGAAGGCGCAGTTGCAGTCAGTGAAATGA
- the fmt gene encoding methionyl-tRNA formyltransferase produces the protein MRLLMMGTGPFAVPTFRALLDSPHEVLALVTRPTPQAKGREKASLNPMRDLAEERGLTIYAPDSINTDEAKAQLSEWNADLFVVCDYGQILSRSALGLAPLGGINLHASLLPKFRGAAPINWAILAGEEETGITVIHMTPRLDGGPCLVVCRTPIGSEETAPELEKRLSEMGVGAVLNSIDQLAKWDRFSPIGSRQPAELITKAPRLAKTDGQIDWTKSAAFIQRQVRALKPWPTTYTHWLRAAGEPLRVIIDRVTILTEPAGAEAGTVVSSDGQQLVIATGEGRLAIDALQPAGKRVLQISEFLRGYPVKPGDRFGA, from the coding sequence ATGCGTTTGCTCATGATGGGAACCGGCCCGTTTGCCGTCCCCACGTTCCGCGCGCTGCTCGATTCGCCGCACGAAGTCCTGGCACTTGTCACTCGCCCCACGCCGCAGGCCAAAGGGCGTGAGAAGGCCAGCTTGAACCCCATGCGCGATCTGGCCGAAGAGCGCGGGCTGACGATCTATGCACCGGACAGCATCAATACGGATGAGGCGAAAGCTCAGCTGAGCGAGTGGAATGCCGACTTGTTTGTGGTTTGCGATTACGGGCAAATCCTCTCGCGCTCGGCCCTTGGCTTAGCCCCGCTGGGGGGCATTAATTTGCACGCCTCGCTATTGCCAAAATTTCGCGGCGCTGCGCCGATTAATTGGGCGATTCTGGCCGGTGAAGAAGAGACGGGAATCACGGTCATTCACATGACGCCCCGGCTCGATGGCGGACCTTGCCTGGTCGTCTGCCGCACTCCCATCGGCAGCGAAGAGACCGCACCGGAACTCGAGAAACGACTGAGCGAGATGGGTGTCGGGGCGGTACTCAACTCCATCGACCAATTGGCGAAGTGGGATCGCTTCTCACCAATCGGCAGTCGTCAACCAGCCGAGTTGATCACCAAGGCACCTCGACTTGCCAAAACCGATGGTCAAATCGATTGGACGAAGTCCGCGGCGTTCATTCAGCGGCAAGTGCGGGCGCTCAAGCCGTGGCCAACCACCTATACTCATTGGCTCCGAGCGGCGGGCGAACCGCTGCGCGTAATTATCGACCGGGTAACTATCCTGACTGAACCAGCTGGTGCTGAAGCGGGGACTGTCGTCAGCAGCGACGGCCAACAACTGGTGATCGCTACCGGCGAGGGGCGTCTCGCGATCGATGCCCTGCAACCTGCGGGTAAACGAGTGCTGCAAATCAGCGAGTTTCTGCGTGGCTATCCGGTAAAGCCCGGCGACCGTTTTGGCGCTTAG
- the def gene encoding peptide deformylase, with protein MQIIAYPHPTLRHVSKPIRRVDAELKQMIREMFALMYEAKGIGLAANQVNLPLRLFVMNLESDPEKGRELVFINPVISAPKGSAEAEEGCLSLPGLYGPVVRPKTVRITAYGLDGKEIDIAATDLLARCVQHEVDHLDGVLFTDRMSAGAKADALEELLEFEMLFNSQRSTGNIRSDEVLAAERAEWEQKYC; from the coding sequence GTGCAGATCATCGCGTACCCCCATCCCACCCTCCGGCACGTCTCGAAGCCGATTCGCCGCGTCGATGCTGAACTCAAGCAGATGATTCGCGAGATGTTCGCCCTCATGTACGAGGCCAAGGGAATTGGACTGGCCGCGAACCAGGTGAATCTGCCGCTTCGACTGTTCGTGATGAACCTTGAATCCGATCCCGAGAAGGGGCGCGAATTGGTTTTCATCAACCCGGTGATCAGTGCGCCCAAGGGATCGGCCGAGGCCGAAGAGGGCTGCCTGAGTTTGCCGGGCTTGTACGGTCCGGTTGTTCGACCGAAGACCGTGCGAATCACTGCGTATGGGCTCGATGGCAAAGAAATCGACATTGCCGCGACCGATCTATTGGCTCGCTGCGTGCAGCACGAAGTCGACCATCTCGACGGGGTACTATTCACCGACCGCATGAGTGCCGGCGCAAAAGCCGATGCCCTGGAAGAGCTGCTGGAATTCGAAATGCTCTTCAACAGTCAGCGGTCGACCGGCAACATTCGCAGCGACGAAGTGCTCGCGGCGGAACGAGCTGAGTGGGAACAGAAATACTGCTGA
- a CDS encoding GlsB/YeaQ/YmgE family stress response membrane protein — translation MDNAQFLETAQQFANTFLTWIGFGTIVGLLAKAIMPGKDPGGAVATLAMGIGGTVIGCGILAFVQGTRVTPISPIGFCVATGGAFIILFFYKLLGGYWFVEGEGPIKRRPARIAPRRRAAVVYEDD, via the coding sequence ATGGATAACGCTCAATTTCTCGAAACGGCCCAGCAATTCGCGAACACGTTTTTGACCTGGATCGGCTTCGGTACCATCGTCGGGCTGCTGGCCAAGGCGATCATGCCGGGTAAAGATCCGGGCGGTGCTGTCGCCACGCTGGCAATGGGAATTGGCGGCACGGTTATCGGCTGCGGCATTCTCGCCTTCGTACAAGGGACGCGTGTCACGCCGATCAGCCCGATCGGATTCTGTGTGGCCACCGGTGGTGCCTTTATCATCCTGTTCTTCTACAAACTGCTAGGGGGCTATTGGTTTGTCGAAGGCGAAGGGCCGATCAAGCGACGCCCGGCGCGCATTGCTCCTCGCCGCCGCGCGGCAGTCGTCTATGAAGACGATTAA
- a CDS encoding pilus assembly PilX N-terminal domain-containing protein, whose protein sequence is MCRNQKAKRVVGRRAGIAVIVVLGLLTVTLALSYALLRTQATASLIARNGTRQLDARLAAEAGLATALRKMHEDAWPGVTSQLSANVDANTSYLVEYATGDPELTSTDSQYAEYPFRVTITSTGTATDPQQPTLQTTYRLQAVVQLVRRALRNSNPSSWNSYLSPTVYQWSTSDAHLNFPMRIEGTTTFLGRLRLCTNYPATLATRDRYLSDLNQLRLTTGADNRPLGGNVTLGTTSQLADVVNSVTSSLGLGVTNSSASTAAPLTRPGTVSSYQLYPGGKNYTITSLNATYGSSPSNLTLSADPVTNPLGVFRSEGQLTLGSNVSLTGTLLAGDSSAEVRISGSNVNLVGRNLPGLEGNSTNYQLPTILAGDDLHLLGTSSATIRGLAIVWDDFELTYAGEDQTLDFTGRLLTNKFLGRGRDNWDLSDTWWDIERLSFQFQYREPPLASTVTSFPEWMRLRYGFDYRSPKLRLRPNTDGVQYRWQDWSQSIYVKAAGDTGLKWNLIRVKPL, encoded by the coding sequence ATGTGCCGAAACCAAAAAGCTAAGCGAGTCGTGGGCCGTCGCGCGGGAATTGCCGTGATCGTGGTGCTGGGATTGCTCACGGTCACCTTAGCACTGTCGTATGCCTTGCTGCGTACCCAGGCGACTGCCAGCCTGATTGCTCGCAATGGAACACGGCAATTGGATGCCAGGTTGGCCGCCGAGGCGGGGCTCGCAACCGCGCTGCGCAAGATGCACGAAGATGCCTGGCCCGGCGTGACCAGTCAGTTGTCGGCGAACGTCGATGCCAACACTAGCTACCTGGTGGAATACGCGACCGGCGATCCGGAGCTAACTTCCACCGACTCGCAATACGCTGAGTATCCGTTTCGCGTCACCATTACGTCGACCGGCACTGCCACCGACCCGCAGCAGCCCACGTTGCAAACGACTTATCGGCTGCAAGCCGTGGTGCAATTGGTGCGGCGGGCTTTACGCAACAGCAATCCGTCGAGTTGGAACTCGTATCTGAGTCCCACCGTCTATCAATGGAGTACGAGCGACGCCCACCTCAATTTTCCTATGCGAATCGAGGGAACGACGACGTTTCTCGGCCGTCTCCGATTGTGCACGAACTATCCGGCAACGCTTGCCACCCGCGATCGGTACTTATCCGACCTGAATCAATTGCGGCTCACAACGGGTGCGGATAATCGACCGCTTGGCGGCAATGTTACGCTGGGTACTACTTCTCAACTTGCCGATGTCGTGAACAGTGTGACGAGCAGCTTGGGACTTGGTGTGACCAACTCATCGGCGAGCACTGCCGCGCCCTTAACTCGTCCGGGCACGGTTTCGTCGTATCAGCTTTATCCGGGCGGGAAGAATTACACGATCACTTCGCTCAATGCGACATACGGCAGCAGCCCGAGCAATCTCACGCTCTCTGCCGATCCGGTGACGAATCCGCTGGGTGTGTTTCGCTCCGAAGGGCAACTCACCTTGGGCAGTAACGTGTCGCTAACGGGTACGCTCTTAGCTGGCGATTCATCGGCAGAAGTGCGCATTTCGGGTTCGAACGTGAATCTTGTCGGCCGTAACTTGCCAGGGCTCGAAGGGAACAGCACGAACTATCAATTGCCGACGATTCTGGCCGGTGATGATCTGCATCTCTTAGGGACTAGCAGCGCCACGATTCGTGGGCTGGCAATTGTCTGGGATGACTTTGAATTGACGTATGCAGGCGAAGATCAAACGCTGGATTTCACCGGTCGCCTGCTGACGAATAAGTTCTTGGGGCGCGGTCGAGATAACTGGGATCTGAGCGATACCTGGTGGGATATTGAGCGGCTCAGTTTTCAGTTTCAGTATCGCGAACCGCCGCTCGCCTCGACCGTGACGAGTTTTCCCGAGTGGATGCGTCTGCGATATGGCTTCGATTACCGCTCGCCCAAATTGCGACTGCGTCCCAACACCGACGGTGTACAGTATCGCTGGCAAGATTGGTCGCAAAGCATCTATGTCAAAGCTGCGGGCGATACCGGCCTGAAGTGGAATCTCATTCGCGTCAAGCCGCTCTAA
- a CDS encoding type IV pilus modification PilV family protein produces the protein MPIPRKGSPRRGLSLPELLASMTILILIAGSLGSVATAVRSSNSYCSGQTQAAQHARVTLSRIERNLSTCTANEQFPGCRVFATTVSGSAFPDTLVVWKPLATAMAPTGLPRVNELLLYTYNPSAPNELLEIRDTTNTATAPAATSTTAWNTLVTQLKTSNTATRTVITTRLHTALPAVGQSTRGALRFLILAGPPDAQWTAYRAGTTAWDDLEWPLDRYGSTTGTRAIACQIELQVDASDGVTTSGHVLPFFGSGSYSFQVSR, from the coding sequence ATGCCTATCCCACGGAAGGGATCGCCACGCCGCGGTCTATCGTTGCCAGAGTTATTGGCTTCGATGACGATTCTAATTCTTATCGCAGGTTCGCTCGGCAGCGTGGCGACGGCCGTTCGCTCGTCGAATTCCTACTGCAGCGGGCAAACGCAGGCGGCCCAGCATGCGCGCGTAACGCTGTCGCGCATCGAGCGCAATCTATCGACCTGTACTGCCAACGAGCAGTTCCCGGGTTGTCGTGTGTTTGCCACAACCGTCAGCGGCTCGGCCTTTCCCGATACGCTCGTTGTCTGGAAGCCTCTCGCCACCGCCATGGCTCCGACTGGTTTGCCCCGAGTGAATGAACTGTTGCTGTACACCTACAATCCATCCGCTCCGAATGAACTGCTTGAGATTCGCGACACTACGAATACGGCGACGGCACCAGCTGCCACTTCAACTACTGCTTGGAACACGCTGGTCACACAGTTGAAAACGAGCAACACAGCAACTCGCACGGTCATCACCACGCGACTGCATACGGCCCTGCCAGCTGTCGGCCAAAGCACGCGCGGGGCGCTTCGCTTTCTCATCTTGGCTGGACCTCCCGATGCGCAGTGGACGGCCTATCGCGCGGGAACGACCGCGTGGGACGATCTCGAGTGGCCCCTCGACCGCTACGGCAGTACGACCGGCACGCGCGCGATCGCCTGTCAAATTGAATTGCAAGTTGATGCCAGCGATGGCGTCACGACGAGTGGGCATGTGTTGCCATTCTTCGGCAGTGGCTCCTATAGCTTTCAGGTGAGCCGCTAA
- a CDS encoding type IV pilus modification PilV family protein, translating to MSALQLGSPGPRSHRLGWQRSGFSLVEALVALTITTLAGSVMLLAIESCLSSTGDAVDRMIADGMANQLLNEMALKRFMAVGDTPLSISGPSAYETSGSGRERYNDLDDYKNFSVKPAEGIWGEALGTGNDSGSLRNSNFRVPSSYFTNWRQKVEIYFVSATDHSVRLTGSSTSYYRAFEVTIEYVHVDGRVILLAKRRRVYAYLPPPS from the coding sequence ATGTCTGCACTCCAACTCGGGTCGCCTGGCCCTCGCTCACATCGTCTAGGCTGGCAACGCTCTGGATTCTCACTCGTTGAAGCTCTCGTCGCCTTGACGATTACCACGCTCGCTGGCAGCGTGATGCTGCTGGCGATTGAAAGCTGCTTGAGTTCCACCGGCGATGCCGTCGACCGCATGATTGCGGACGGCATGGCGAACCAGCTGCTGAACGAAATGGCGTTGAAGCGGTTCATGGCGGTGGGTGACACCCCGCTGTCGATCAGCGGGCCGTCTGCGTATGAAACTTCCGGCAGTGGCCGCGAGCGCTACAACGATCTCGACGACTACAAGAATTTTTCTGTCAAACCAGCCGAGGGAATCTGGGGCGAAGCACTCGGGACCGGCAACGACAGCGGGAGTTTGCGCAACAGCAATTTTCGTGTTCCCAGCAGCTATTTCACCAATTGGCGACAGAAGGTCGAGATCTACTTTGTCAGTGCCACCGATCATTCGGTGCGCTTGACCGGTTCGAGCACCAGCTACTATCGCGCGTTCGAAGTGACAATCGAATACGTCCATGTCGACGGCCGGGTCATTCTTTTAGCCAAGCGGAGACGCGTCTATGCGTACTTGCCTCCGCCCAGCTAA
- a CDS encoding ABC transporter substrate-binding protein — MLHRLALLLWLLPVLVLLTTSGCSRSAPSNETLIYAQASDPKTLDPANTDIAESVHVITNVFDTLVTYDDLRAELVPSLAERWNISDDGKTWTFTLRDDVIFHDGTQFDSAAVKTTFERLTAKEHPLLFDQARPYQSAYAMIEKIDTPDARTVVFQLKSPSAIFLTNLAMFPASIVSPTALKAKGKEFADAPVGTGPFRVVKWNRDQQLVLQSFDKHWRGAPAIKNLIIVPVKDNTTRIQRLMRGEVQLVDSLAPQDYDAVKKTPLVLLEQTGMNVSYLTMQMDKPPLNQLKVRQAIALAIDKPTLMKIGFDGHAEPAVSMVPPGMWGHDPSLVDHPFDVAKAKELMQEAAKEGNFTLPIQLNLSVMSQARPYLPQPTSMAGFLKDSLREIGIEVTVTGRDVNEHFAHLMAGRHELGLAGWSSDNSDPDNFLYQLLDPDNISENGNNLSRFRDPKFHELLLAGQVEMNLAKRLPLYHEAQAIALRELPVVPLAHTQLRAVHAPRLTGFNLHPTGLIRLGKAKLTSEQPETKPGASP, encoded by the coding sequence GTGCTGCATCGTCTTGCTTTGCTTCTCTGGCTGCTGCCAGTTCTTGTGCTGTTAACAACTAGCGGCTGCAGCCGCTCTGCCCCATCGAACGAAACACTCATCTACGCGCAGGCCAGCGATCCCAAGACGCTCGATCCGGCCAATACCGACATCGCCGAATCGGTGCACGTCATCACCAACGTCTTCGATACACTCGTCACCTACGATGACCTGCGGGCCGAGCTCGTCCCGTCGCTGGCCGAAAGGTGGAACATCAGCGACGACGGCAAGACTTGGACCTTCACGCTGCGCGATGATGTGATCTTTCACGACGGCACCCAGTTTGATTCAGCTGCAGTGAAAACTACCTTCGAGCGATTGACCGCCAAGGAGCATCCGCTGCTGTTCGATCAAGCCCGGCCCTATCAATCGGCCTATGCCATGATTGAAAAGATCGATACGCCTGATGCGCGAACAGTCGTGTTTCAACTGAAGAGTCCTAGCGCGATTTTTCTGACGAACCTGGCGATGTTCCCAGCGAGCATCGTTTCGCCCACGGCACTTAAGGCAAAGGGTAAAGAGTTTGCTGATGCACCTGTGGGAACCGGCCCGTTTCGAGTGGTGAAATGGAATCGCGATCAACAGCTGGTGCTGCAAAGCTTCGACAAGCATTGGCGCGGCGCTCCAGCGATCAAGAACTTGATCATCGTGCCGGTGAAGGACAACACCACGCGCATTCAACGACTCATGCGCGGCGAAGTGCAACTGGTCGATAGCCTCGCGCCGCAAGATTACGACGCGGTGAAAAAGACCCCGCTGGTGCTACTCGAACAGACGGGGATGAATGTTTCGTACTTGACCATGCAAATGGACAAACCACCGCTCAATCAGTTGAAAGTGAGACAAGCGATTGCCTTGGCAATCGACAAACCCACGCTGATGAAGATCGGCTTCGATGGTCACGCCGAGCCCGCCGTCAGCATGGTTCCGCCCGGCATGTGGGGGCACGATCCGAGCCTCGTCGATCACCCGTTCGATGTTGCCAAAGCGAAAGAGCTAATGCAAGAAGCGGCAAAGGAAGGGAACTTCACGCTTCCCATTCAACTGAATCTGTCGGTGATGAGCCAGGCTCGTCCTTACTTGCCGCAGCCCACATCGATGGCGGGATTCCTGAAGGATTCGCTGCGCGAGATTGGGATCGAAGTCACCGTCACCGGCCGCGATGTGAACGAACACTTCGCGCACTTGATGGCCGGACGGCATGAGTTGGGCCTCGCCGGCTGGAGCAGTGACAACAGCGACCCGGACAACTTTCTCTATCAACTGCTCGATCCCGACAACATCAGCGAAAACGGCAACAACCTCAGCCGCTTTCGCGATCCGAAGTTTCATGAACTGCTGCTGGCTGGGCAAGTCGAAATGAATCTTGCCAAGCGGTTGCCCCTCTACCACGAGGCGCAGGCGATCGCCCTGCGCGAATTGCCCGTCGTCCCCCTGGCCCACACGCAACTGCGCGCGGTACACGCTCCGCGCCTGACGGGTTTCAACTTGCATCCCACCGGATTGATTCGCTTAGGGAAGGCGAAACTCACGAGCGAGCAGCCGGAAACGAAGCCCGGGGCCTCACCGTGA
- a CDS encoding ABC transporter permease, which yields MIRYLGWRLLHAIVTVVVAVSLVFIAVRLLPGNPLLARFGQHPDLKQIEQLRAQYGWDQPIYIQLGQFFWQVLKTGDLGNSLARSHVSVNRELLQRIPATVELTMAACLIAFPLGITAGVAAAVWRNRWPDWLCTAGSLVGVSVPVFFLGICLRLIFSGLPTSQRLPADVFDFEPLTGLFLIDTLLRGRPELWLAAVQHLILPAMALATIPAAIIARITRAAMLDVLAADYLRTARAKGCSLWRSVWRHALPNAAVPVVNIAGLQVGLLLSGAVLTETVFDWPGMGTYIASAVLGDKDYVAVQAGAIVICILFVTMNLLLDLVFVWLDPRIRLGE from the coding sequence GTGATTCGCTACCTCGGTTGGCGCTTGCTGCACGCCATCGTCACTGTTGTGGTGGCAGTTTCGCTCGTCTTCATCGCTGTCCGTCTGCTCCCCGGCAATCCACTCCTCGCGCGGTTTGGTCAACATCCCGACCTGAAACAGATCGAGCAATTGCGGGCGCAGTATGGCTGGGACCAGCCCATTTACATTCAGCTGGGTCAGTTCTTTTGGCAGGTGTTGAAGACTGGCGACCTGGGGAACTCCCTGGCCCGCAGTCACGTGAGTGTGAACCGCGAACTGCTGCAGCGAATTCCCGCGACCGTGGAACTAACCATGGCCGCTTGCCTGATCGCCTTTCCGCTGGGCATCACTGCGGGAGTCGCCGCAGCGGTCTGGCGCAATCGCTGGCCCGATTGGCTCTGCACGGCGGGTTCACTCGTCGGCGTTAGTGTGCCGGTCTTTTTTCTCGGCATCTGTTTGCGACTGATTTTCTCAGGGCTCCCCACTTCGCAGCGTTTGCCGGCGGACGTGTTCGATTTTGAACCGCTCACTGGACTGTTTTTGATCGATACGCTGCTGCGCGGCCGCCCCGAACTTTGGCTAGCTGCCGTGCAGCACTTAATTCTCCCAGCCATGGCTCTGGCCACAATTCCCGCGGCCATCATTGCCCGCATCACCCGCGCTGCGATGCTCGATGTCCTTGCGGCTGACTACCTGCGCACCGCCCGCGCCAAAGGCTGTAGCTTGTGGCGCAGTGTCTGGCGACACGCCCTGCCGAATGCCGCTGTCCCTGTTGTAAACATCGCCGGTTTGCAAGTCGGACTCCTCCTCTCTGGCGCAGTGCTCACCGAAACTGTTTTCGATTGGCCCGGCATGGGAACTTACATTGCCAGCGCCGTCCTCGGGGACAAAGACTACGTCGCCGTGCAAGCGGGCGCGATCGTGATCTGCATCCTGTTCGTCACCATGAACCTGTTACTCGATTTGGTTTTCGTTTGGCTCGATCCGCGCATCAGACTCGGCGAGTAA